A window of Hevea brasiliensis isolate MT/VB/25A 57/8 chromosome 14, ASM3005281v1, whole genome shotgun sequence contains these coding sequences:
- the LOC110667303 gene encoding uncharacterized protein LOC110667303 — MKGMKGKLVKKLKSIKPIGYLKLDRVLQVNAADGFIETLTKSPSFSAETQFIPKEPVREKVEETRVLKQEPDIIDVAELMRDLEEDEMEVDDDTGDKENIGPPIGVKDKMETSFRQQTPLLEINISSFRRPDLNSGTLFDPNLLSAFEQAVKEHFRLSEAERQARIEKENLERRKREEEEAERNARNLEKCEEEPPLKSRRIEEEEEEEEEEENPLLSFEEKCPPGDSDSVILYTTTLRGIRKTFEECNSIRFLLESFRVIFCERDVSMHMEFKEELWRVLEGKVKPPRLFIRGRYIGGAEEVLRLHEQGKFRVLFEGVPIDKSTGPCEGCAGFKFVVCFNCSGSHRIVEDDGMSRKCQDCNENGLIICPLCC, encoded by the coding sequence atgaagGGCATGAAAGGGAAACTAGTCAAGAAGCTGAAATCAATCAAGCCAATTGGTTACTTGAAGCTTGATCGAGTTCTTCAGGTGAATGCCGCAGATgggttcatcgaaacattgacaAAGAGCCCAAGTTTCAGTGCTGAAACTCAGTTCATACCCAAAGAGCCAGTCCGAGAAAAGGTTGAAGAAACAAGGGTTCTGAAGCAAGAACCTGATATTATTGATGTAGCAGAGCTCATGAGAGatcttgaagaagatgaaatggaagtTGATGATGATACTGGCGATAAGGAAAATATTGGGCCGCCAATTGGGGTTAAAGATAAGATGGAAACTTCTTTTAGACAGCAAACACCTTTGTTAGAGATTAACATCTCATCTTTCCGACGACCAGATTTGAATTCCGGTACCCTTTTCGACCCGAACCTTTTATCAGCCTTTGAACAAGCGGTGAAAGAGCACTTTAGGTTGAGTGAAGCAGAGAGACAAGCAAGAATTGAGAAAGAAAATCTTGAAAGAAGAAaacgagaagaagaagaagcagagaGGAACGCGAGAAATCTTGAAAAATGTGAAGAGGAACCTCCATTAAAATCCCGtagaattgaagaagaagaagaagaagaagaagaagaagaaaaccctTTATTAAGCTTTGAAGAGAAGTGCCCTCCAGGAGATAGTGACTCTGTAATTCTCTACACAACAACGCTTAGAGGAATACGAAAAACTTTCGAGGAATGCAACAGCATTCGCTTTCTTTTAGAGAGTTTCCGGGTGATCTTCTGCGAGAGAGATGTGTCAATGCACATGGAATTTAAGGAGGAGCTATGGAGAGTTTTGGAAGGTAAAGTAAAGCCCCCAAGACTTTTCATTAGGGGAAGATACATAGGTGGTGCAGAGGAGGTTTTGAGGTTACATGAACAAGGAAAGTTTAGAGTACTTTTTGAAGGAGTTCCAATAGATAAATCTACAGGGCCCTGTGAAGGATGTGCAGGTTTCAAATTTGTGGTTTGTTTCAATTGCAGTGGAAGCCATAGGATTGTTGAAGATGACGGAATGTCAAGGAAATGCCAGGATTGTAATGAAAATGGTCTAATAATCTGTCCCCTCTGTTGCTGA